The Corvus moneduloides isolate bCorMon1 chromosome 20, bCorMon1.pri, whole genome shotgun sequence region ATGGAGTCACTGGGAATGTGGAAGTCTGGGGTTTAGCATAAAATCCTGTGTCTCCATCAAATGAAAGAGAAGCCAGCCCAAGCCACGGTGAGttgagagaggaagggagagatgCAATTACAGCTCGTCCCATTCCATTAACCCAGCAGGTGGAACACATTTAAAGCAGAGACTTTCCAGAACCGAACCTGACTCTTTGCCTCTAACACAGGTCAAAGTCCTCTCGGAATCAGCGAggcttttgcttttgaagaacTGAATATTCAGGATTCTGCCATGATTGATAATTAAAACGTGAAATCTGGCATTTCACAGGGctccaggatttttttgtttcatttttctccgAGAGAATGAGGCTGTATCGAGtgcaaagcaaaatattctccCCCGCTGCCCTTTAGAGAACTTCAGAACGACCAAACGCCGCCAAACCATTGACTTTGCCTCAGCTCTAAGAAAAAAGGATTCAAATTACTTTCAGGACATTGAGGTTATGCTGTGTCCAAACCAtccaattagaaaaaaaaaaaaggaaaattgcctTTGGAGAATAAACTAAAACGGGATCAACTGCAAACCATATCCTTGCGAGCATTTTACATTTACAACACATTTTTGTTTACGcataaaatcagcatttcaaatgttttttcttaacACAGACCACAAATAACTAAAGATATTGAATTATTtgattatttctgaattttaaaatttaaagcatGGCGGAACAGGGTATTTGGACTTCAACAACTGAGCCTGGAGATGGAAAGaaaggctggagctgcctctggcCGCTGTCTGCATCAACACTAGGGCTTAGAATTCTACCAGAGCAAAAGAGCTCCCCAGGATTAGCAGCAAAGTGGATCATTCTTTCTCAGGGCTATTTTACTCAAGAGAATCAATTTCCAAAAACTGCTTAAAACATCAAATGAAACACAAGTTATCTAAACATcagattttctaattttattaaaaacgCACAAATTTTATCcaacatgttttctttcatacaGTGAATGGTCTAATATGCACTGGAGGTCACACAAGCTTAGGTTCATTAGAACAATAAAAGACATATGAGAAATttaatatataaagaaaaaagtagcaGCTGTTGACTGCATATTTGaccataaaatttaaatattttggacttttattttaaagacacaaaaataaaacttgtgtGGGTCTATATAAGTCATATTAACAATTCCATGAATGTTCAACAGGACTAAAAATTAGCAAAGatgtttgtttgtcttttttttttttttaaccttgtaACACTTTTTAAACACCTTCTCGGGTTGCTGGTGCAAAGCACCTTACAGTATTTGTGCtatatatttactttatttGGCAACTGTctgggttttgtgggtttttttttctttgccttctgtAAACAACACCTTTTACAAACTAGCACAGTGAACCACAAGCCCTGCAATCTGTTAGAACatctacagaaaagaaaatgaactatTTTGGTTGGCTGCTCAaaatcttttgcttttgaaCAAGAGGTTTTTCTAAAACAGGATTTATTAGTAAAACATTGAGCTCCTGAATTTAACATTAGACGTAAACAGTTGACTGTTTTTAGTTCAATAGAGTCtttttgtttagcttttctctctctgtgaaGGTAGaatactttttgtttgtttgtttgtttttttcaagtcaTTTTCGTTAGAGGTCTGGGTGGTGACCTTTGCTATGATGAGGAGGTTTTGTACGTGTAGCTTTGTGAAGGTAGAAGAGTTGGTGCTGAGGGCTTAACATTTAGTATTTgctatttttggaaaaaaaaaaaaaacaacaaaacagccACAACAAAACAACcgaaacaaaagagaaaagaaaaaaagaaaggaaaaaggaaaagttgtcCCACCTGATCGCCAGCAGGCTGAAATGGCTGAAGCTAAAAAGAGTTTCTTGTTGTCGAACTTTCTGAGAgacaaaaatgaacaaacagaTTCATAATGCCAGAACCATCCTTAACCGGGAACGCTATAGAGAGTTcttgaagctttttttccccttttctttgaCCTTTCCTtcattcaattattttttaattttttttttttttttaacgagAAGTTTCTAAGGATTGTGGCTCTTAGGATGACATCCAACAGGGTAATCAAACTTACGCCATCCTACGGAATGGCAGCACTTTTACTGTACAGCTTCCCCAGTTTCTTTGTCAATGGTACAAAAAAGTCCCCTCGCTTGTTTGATACAACCATAACATGGAGATTGTCCTGGTCTAGAGCAAAGCTTGCCTTGGAGCGATTGGATTCAGTTCGTTCCCAAGGTAATATTGTCTTAGGGCGGGAGAGATGttatattatttcatttctgtacaCCATAACAATAAGCAGACTAGATGATCATCACTTACTTAGACCCAGTTTGTTTTAAAGCTACCACACAGCTGCTTCGTTCATCTCTGGAGGGTGGGACAAGTGATTGCCGTAGTTAGCACCACCGTTGACGGATATCGACGAAAATGGGGGGCTGGGGCCAAAAACTTCTGCGGACATGGAGTGCAAGGACCCGGGCAGGTTGGGTTCGGGGCTGGGCGAGTCTCCCGGGGGGTGCGACATGATGTCAGTGAAGCGCTGAGCCTCACTCGAGGGGTGATGTCCGGGCAGGGGGTGGTCCATGGCCCCCAGCGGGGTCCCTGACGGCCCCGAGGAGGGCACGAACGGGAGATCCACGGGGGTCTGCGCTTGAGACGAAGGCGGTCCTTGCGGGAAGAAATCGTAATTGCTTCCAGGGCCGTAATACTCGCTCTGATAATCTGGTGGACAAGGAAAGACAGAGGGAAGGTAACATGCGGGCAGGTACCCGAGTGGGGACGACACGGGAGCGCTCCCAGGGCGGCGCGGCTGCGGCGGGGGCTCGGGGTGTCACCCACGAACCCGAGGGGGAAACGTGTGACCGGGCCGGCCGGGCTCCGGCAGCCCCGGGACCGCCTTCCCGCAGAGCAGCGGGGGCATCGACACAAACCGGCACTGCCGAAAGCACCGGGGGAACAGCGGGAGAACGCCGGGATCCCGCCGGCCCCGGGGTGCGGGGAGCCCCACGATGCGCGGCGGGGAACCGGGCGGGACGGCCCCGGGACGGCGGCCAGAGGCGCCCGGAGCCGAGCCAGgagcccggcgcggccccgcgggTGTCCCCGCATCCCGGCACGGAGCgagggggcgcggggggggtgCGGTACCCACCTCCGTAGAAGGAGAAGGGCCCGTTGGGGATGAGCTCGCCGGGCTCCAGCCGGTCCACGAGCGGCCGCATCCTGCGCGGGCTGCGGAAGAACGCGTGTCGCCGGGCGCCCAGCGCGCTCAGCTGCTTCATCCGCCGCTCCTTGGAGCGCCGGTTCTGGAACCAGACCTGGCGGGGCGGCGGGAGAGGCGCCGGTCACGGGAGCCGCGGGTGCCGCTCACGGGAGCCCGGGacgcgccgccgccgcccccccgccgcccccttcccctccatcccatctccatccccgTCCCGGGGCTGCGCTTTTCCCCTTTCCCGGTCTCTCCGGCCCGGTGCGCCCCGAGCCGCGCTCCTTCGCGTTCCAAACGCGACCGAACCCACGCGTGAcggcggccccgctccccgccggctGCAGGTCAAGAATGATTGAGTTAATTCTTATTACCCTGACAAGATTACTGCTAATTACCCTCACACTGAGCTTCTCCAATCTAACCTCGTCTTTAATGGTCCTTTAACCCCCCATTACCCCAGCGCTGCGGGTTTATAAACCTTTTAATAATTCCAGCGCGTTGTCATTCTTATTTACTCATTAACCCCTCACATTTCTGGTTATTAATTTCGATACTATTTGCAGCTTCTTTAGGACTTTTGCGCATAAACCCGCGGCTCTGTCCCCGCCGAccggccggggctgggggaagcACCGGGAAGCATCGGAAGCTGCCGGGATGCCTCGGGAATAACGATTTCAAAGGCCGGAGGGGCTTCCAGGGCCCCGCAGTGCGGAGGGTACCGGGCACCGGCCCCTTCTTGCCCCCGCATCCCCCGGAGCCGTGCCCGGTGCCCCGAGGCAGCATACCTGGATGACCCGCATGTTGAGGCCGGtctcctgtgccagctgctccctgaTGTGccgggtgggttttggggtggccGCGAAGGCGGCTTTCAGAGTCTCTAGCTGTTTGGCTTTGATGGTGGTGCGGGGTCCCCGCCGCTTGGCCCCCAAGTTCTGGTCGTCGTTTTCGTTGCTCCCCGTCTCCTTGTCGGACACGTTGGCGCTTTCCGAGTCCTTGGCGTCGTCCTGGGAGGGGTCTTGAGAGTCGGGGGACAGGCTGGGGTCACTGCCGGTGGTGGCTGAGGGAGAACAAACCGGGTCACACTCGGCCGGGGGGGAAATACTGACCGCGAGGGACGGGCAGCGGTAGGAtcaagggagaggagagagaagggagaagagaaagagaagaaggggggaaaaaaaggagaaaagaaggagaggaaaagaaagggataGGAGAatgaagggagaggagagaaggaagcagaCAAGcgagaggagaaaggagaagacaggagaaagaggagaagaaaggaggaaaggagcaTCTCATCCCAAGGAGCAGCCGGTGCTGAACTCATCCCCGCCCTCATCGCCCCGGCGCTCCCTCACCTGAATGCAGGCTGTTTTCTTTGGCAGTATTGCTGTTATTTAGGTAATCTTCTTTGCAGACAAACTTGTTCTCGTCTATGATGTAGAGCTCCTCGCCGGTGGAGAGTTGCTTGTTACACATCATACACGTAAAACAGTTCAAGTGGAACACTTTGCTCCGCGCCCTGCGGACCAGGTCGCTGGGGGAGATGCCCTGGGCACAACCCGCGCACTTGGTCCCGAAACACCTGCGGAGAGAGGCCGGGCAGCGGCTCAGCAGCACCCACCGACCGCGGGCCCCGCGCCCCGAGCCGCGGCCTCCACACACCCTGCTCGCCCATGCAAAACGggattaaataaaatacagcatcCCCGCAGAACGCTCTCTCTTCCCGACattatgtcttttaaaaataaaaatcaaatgcGGCCTGGGCAGCGGGcgcggggctgtgctgggttagCTGAGCGCCGGGGCTGCGCTGTCCGGGTGTCCCCGCGCCCCGATACCTACACTAAGGATGCTCTAACAAACAGCACGCAGAAATTCTGCACGTTCTGTATCTCGGTACCGGCCGCGGTCACGCTCCGGCCGGAGGAGCCGCCGGTGTGGGCAAGGCCGGAGCGGGGAGCCGGAGTACAGCGGGGCCGGAGGCCTCCTGTGCCCCGCGGGGCTCTCGGAACCGGGaccggggcagggccgggcccaTTCCCGGGGAGAaccggcggggctcggggcaGTGCCGGTCCCCACGCCCAGAGAGAAGCggcggcggggctcggggccgCGCTCCACtgcgccgggccgggcccggggtTGTGCCGGTGTGCGGCGGGGGCTCCGCGGCTACCCCGGCCCCGAGCCGGTCCTTGCCCTTAGCGCCGGTGTCCAGCGGCGGGCCCGGGCCGGGCAGCGGCACCGGCGGCCGCTCCGAGTCCGGGATTGATGCCGGCACCGCAGCCGGCCGGGATGCGCGGGGAGAGCGGCGGCGAGCGAGCGTCGCTCCCcgcctccctctccatccatccatccgtccatccacCGGCGAAGGGTCGCTGCCCTCGGGGCGGCCTGGCTCGGGAGGTCGGGATGCTCTGAGCCCGCGGAGCGCCCGCACTGGGCCTTCCCCTCCGGGCGACACCGGGAACAACGCCGGGCTCCGGCCCGGGCAGCGCCGCGGCCGCGGAAAGCTCCGGCGGGGTCACCCCGCTCTGCAGCACCGGGCCCCGGGACGGTGCCCGTGCTCCCCCCggcccgcaccgccccgccggTCGATAGTTTGGAAGGAACTTTGGGCAACTCGAGCTCGGCCGGGGGACGCGGAAAGCGGCGGCATCAATGGGCCCGTCCCCGGGCCCGACCCCCGCCCGTCGTCCCCCCGTCCTCGAGAGCACCGGGAGAAACAACCGCGATTTGAGATGTTCGCGTGTCACGGGGAGGGAAGAGGCGCTTGTGGTTCCCGCTGGGAACGGGGGAAACCAGCaaaaatacaggggaaaaaaatgggggtGAAAAACGAATCGAGAGGAGCGGCGGGGGCAGGCGGAGGCCGGTACTCACCGAAAGAAGTCGTTTTTGCAGTAAAGCTTGCCTTCTCGCGAAAAGCATTTCTCTGTCAAATTGCATTTACATTCACAGCACTGAACACACTTCACATGCCAAGCCCTGTCCAGTACATTCAACAAAAACCGGTCCAAGATCGGCCTTTTGCAGCCTGCACAGTGAACCATTGTCTTTGGTTAGTTCTGAGGGGGGCAGCGGTTTCCCAggtgtcagagaaaaaaaaaataaaaacaacaattctcttttttttttttttttttttttttcaaaaagacGATAACACCGGCgtaggtttgttttttgttttgttttttttctctctctttttttcttgtttttgtgtatgtgtgttttaaaagCCTTGGAGaagtgaaggagaagaaaaagaaaaggaggaagaagaaaaatcttcgTTCGAGTGTCCTAGGAGGGGTACACAGGAGAACCCCCCGCTGCCCAGCGCTTCGACACAGCCGCAGGATCCCGGCCGCTACCAACCACAcggataataataataataataatagtaataataatagtaacaatAGAACAATAACGGCTATAAAGATCGGcgctcagaaaaataaaaattaaaaaaattaaaaataaaaccgCCAAAAAGCGAGCGTGGTGAGTTTTTCTAAGGTCTGAGGTAGAGCAGTCAGGAGTCAAAGTGCTTTTCCCAATGAGAaatcaaaggaggaaaaaatataataacaataataataacaataaataacGAGCCGGGACATGGAGAGGCGGCGGCGGTCAGacgggctgtggctgctgccgCGGCGACATCGCCCTGCGCGTCCTGAcgcggggatggggacacgcggggacggggacacgctccgccgctcctcgctccgccgcTCACTCTcgttctctctctctccctcgACGTCTCGGCGGCACCGTTGCGCCCGGCTgtgtccgtccgtccgtccgtcctACCTACCGCCGCACATCGCTACCCGCGGCGGCCGCCCGTGTCCCCGCCGAGCGGGCGCGGCGTGGCATGGCCCGGCGGTGGCGGAGCGCAgggcccgggccgggcgggccgggcggAGGGCGCGGGGCAGAGGGGCGGCCCCGCCGTCCGGCCGCGCAGGGGCTCTGCATGatcccggcgccgccgccgccgcagcctTATGCACCGCGCGCCCACGTCACCGCCCGCCGCGGCCAatccgcgccgccgccgccgcccccccgcgcccgccgcgccgccgccggaCGGGGCGTCCGCGCCCCTTTATAGAGCCGCCGGGgcaccgccgccgcctccgcccgcgccgcgccggCCGGCCCGCCGAGCGCGCGACCGAGCGGCGCACCGAGCGAGCGGCCCGGCCCCCCGAACGCCATGCAGCGGTAGGTGTGTGGGAGCACGGACGTGGGGACGGTGGGCACGAGGAGACGCGGCCGCTCGATGGGCTCTGGCACCCCCGCAGGGTCACGGATCCGTTAGAGGGACCCGGTGCCCGCCGCCGGCCGGCGGAGCGCCTCGCTGGGGACCGGCAAAAAACGAGGTCCCGCTTCAGCGTGGATTCCCCCGCGGCAAAAGGAGGGGGTCTCCGCGGGGCGCGGAGTTGAGGAGAACTCACTCCGAGGCGGGCCGCTTTTCCCGGGAGGAGCggtgcggcggggccgggactGCGGCTCGGGACGCTCCGGCGGGGCCGTGcctgtggggagggggcggcgggcccggggccgcccgACCGCTGAGGGCGCAGCGGAGGCGCCGGTAACTTCGCGGCGGTTCCGTTACCGGCGCTTGTCTGGGGCCGAGGAGCACCGGCCACCGGCATGTAccttatatatatttttttctttttttggtaaataaaaattaattcgCTTTTACCTTCCAGGGGCTGGTTGGTACCGGGGCGGTGTGGAGGGACGAGGTCTCTCTTTCCTTGGTGCGTTGCTGCCCGTCGGGAGCCACCGCTCCGGGGAGGTGTCACTGCCtggccccggcccctcccggccccggAGCCCGTCCCCCTCCCCGTCCCAGCGGGCTGAGCCCGGGCGGGGAATTAGGAGGGGAGCGGCGGATGGAAGGGTCCGAGCGTGTCCGGGGTTGCTCACACGACCGAGAGCCGGGGCTGGGCGCGGGAGTGGCGGAGGCCCGCCCCAAAGCCCGTAGCATCCCCCGCCCGAACCCACTGCCCCCGCTCTCTTTCACGTCTGTTTTCCTCGtccttgggggggggggggggggaaacaaaaaaaaaagcagggaaggcATCAATTggaagacagaaaggaaaaggaaggcaaCAAACCCTCTCCGCGCCCTgcccgccgctccccgcgggGGCCAGCCGGGACCGGCGGGGATGCAGAGCCCATCCGGGCCGGGAGAGCCAATTCCAGAGCTGTCCTCGGGCCAAGACATCTCCTCGGAGCTCCTGCGGGTGTTTAAAAGCCCCGGGGCTCCGTCCGCGCTATCATCCTTCCCCCCCGTCGGGGCTCCCCCCGCGCAGCTGTCGGTTCGCTTGGCCGCCGCTGGCGGGGATCAATGgagccccgggcccgccccgcccggtGCCCCCGCACATGGGCCGCTCTCATGCGGAgccgcggggccggcgcgggcgggcggccccGCTCTGCCGCCCGGGAAGGCGACAGCTGCGGGCTGCCGTCAGGGGAGCgctccccgcggcccccggTGACATGTGTCGGTGGGGATGAATGAGGGGAAGGAGATGAGCATCTCGTGTCCATCAAGCACCAGTTTTTCACagcgattttttttttctcctttcccaggcGTTAGCGAAAGCATCTGGTTCTCCCCTGCTCCCCGGGGGCCGCAGGCCGTGCCCACCCCCTCCCCGCGGGGGTCCGGGGTGCCCCCGCAGCGCTGCGGCTCCCGGCGGGGCTCTGTCCGCCCGCCCCGACCCAGGCGAACCCCCCAAAGCCCCGCTCGGGAGAGGAGGCGGCGCAGACAGAGGGGGGCAGTGGGGACGGTGGCGTGCCCCCCTCCGCCTCACCCCCCCGCAGCGGGGACCCCGACCCAGAGCAGGCGTTTGAGAGGCCAAAATGCCCGCCCTTGTCTCCAGCAGAATCCGAAAAATCAAACCCCACCACCCCCGGCCTACCCCGGCCGGCCTCCTGTGCCCCTCGTGTCCCGGCGTGGGGCACCCACGGGAGCCCGAGGGGCCGGGGAAAGTCCCCCGAGGGAGCAGCACCGTGTGCCGCCCCCTTATAGGGCCAGGTGTTTGGGAcgggagggatttttttgtttttcattgtattttgcAATTCGCCCAGGTCCGTTCCCGGGCCGAGCCCCCCGCCCCAGGCGGGGCCGAGCCCACCCGAACCCCGCGGGGAGCTGGCCAGGATGTTCCAGAGCAACCCCGGCCGGCCCCAGTGCTGCAACAGAGGGACATTAAGAGAgtataaaaggaaagaaagaaagaaagaaaacagggaaattagaagatgtttaaaaaagggaaatttaaaaacaaaaaagaaaaaaaagaaaaaggaaaaaggagggaaattaaaagaggaaaaaaaaatttaaaaaatagagtGTAAGTAAAATGGTAAACGAGACCCAAAtaaagagagagggggaaaaaaaagaggggaaaaaaaaaaagccaaataaacccaaactcaaattaattttcaatctAATACcgaagaaaaaacccaagtcCCTTTCAGGCGagtttaaatttgcattttattggTGTCGTTCCCGTCTTTTTAGTTAAACATCACTCTGTTTATCGTCCCCTCTCCCCACCGCTGCGCTCGGTAATgggatttctctctcctttgcGGGGTACCGGTGCCCGCTCGCCGGGGACACCGCGGTGCGTTGTGGAGCATCCCCGCATCCCCAGCGCTCCCTCCCTCCGAGCCGGGCAAAAACTTCCCTCCCACGCACTGACAGAGGCTTTCCACCGCATCCATCCCCCGACAgcacttttctctctttttcccatttatttttagtttgatttgatttttttccccctcctttttaaCCTTTCTCAACGACCGCGCACGGGCTCGGGGATGATGCCGGGCTcggagcgggcggcggggccggtgACCGGCAGCTTCCCCGACGGGGCGGGGGCAGGGGGAGGCCCGGAGCTCCGGTTCCGACCCCTCCGCATCCCGGTGCAGCGCGGCCCGGGGCACAGGGCGTCTCTCCCGGCGGGAAGCGCGGCGGCATCTCGGAGCGCCCCCCCGCCACCCCGGGCGACGCTGTGGGAGACAGCCCGAGGAAAAGGTGGGGGACACACCTCTCCTCCGTCCCCAGCACTTTCCCCCGCAGAAAGAGCGCCTCCGCCTGATTAAATATATATGCGGTTAATGCACTATCCAAATATTGAAGTTAAGATGTAATTAAGCCTGCAGAACATCCCCGCGCAATAAACCCCACGGCTGGACAGGATCCATCGCcaggtttgttttaaaagagcttggggaaaaaaaaaaaaaaaaaaaaaaatgaagacgaacaagaaagaaatgttgAAATTATGTATTAGAAGGTCCCAGTTTATCCTGCCACACTCGGGTCGATGCTGAGGGTAAACACCACGCCGTCACCCCCCGGCTCCGCTcgcctttcccttttcttttatttcttttctatttattttccttttccttatttattttcctgccccccctcccccgtGATTAGCCCTCCCGGGTTTCTTCCCACGTCGCTAAATGTTGTCGCTTACACTCCAAGCTCATGCATTGTTTATGGGAAATATAgttaataaataattacaaatcCGAGGTGTGCGGCTGTGCTTTTGACTGACGGGGAAGTGGTCGGGAAGGGGCCGGTGGTGGCCGGGGGGTCCCCGAgcccggccgggagcggggcccggcggggcagcgcggggggctccgggggagCCCGGCGGGGGTGCGGGTGTGTGACAGCCTAGCGGGATCCTTCACTCGTTAAAGGGCAGATAAAAGAcgaataaaagagaaaagaaagaaaagtggagAGACAGCGGGGGCGAGGGGGGGGCTATAAAAAAAGAGGGTGAAGCGAACCCCCGGAGGATGCACCGCTCCCGACTCATCCATCTTCATTGTCTCCGTGTGTGCAAAAGCAACTCCGGTCTAAGGAAAAGCCACTATCAAAGCCATGGCTTTATTTTATATCCT contains the following coding sequences:
- the LHX1 gene encoding LIM/homeobox protein Lhx1, yielding MVHCAGCKRPILDRFLLNVLDRAWHVKCVQCCECKCNLTEKCFSREGKLYCKNDFFRCFGTKCAGCAQGISPSDLVRRARSKVFHLNCFTCMMCNKQLSTGEELYIIDENKFVCKEDYLNNSNTAKENSLHSATTGSDPSLSPDSQDPSQDDAKDSESANVSDKETGSNENDDQNLGAKRRGPRTTIKAKQLETLKAAFAATPKPTRHIREQLAQETGLNMRVIQVWFQNRRSKERRMKQLSALGARRHAFFRSPRRMRPLVDRLEPGELIPNGPFSFYGDYQSEYYGPGSNYDFFPQGPPSSQAQTPVDLPFVPSSGPSGTPLGAMDHPLPGHHPSSEAQRFTDIMSHPPGDSPSPEPNLPGSLHSMSAEVFGPSPPFSSISVNGGANYGNHLSHPPEMNEAAVW